A part of Blastopirellula retiformator genomic DNA contains:
- the lpdA gene encoding dihydrolipoyl dehydrogenase: protein MSHTQLAVLGGGPGGYAAAFLAADHGMEVTLIEQEPRLGGTCLLRGCIPSKALLHVAKVIDETYELHDEWGVSFGSPQIDLDKLRARKDKVIEQMSGGLKQLAKRRKVNVIQARGKFLDSNTLELTGDSSTIPEGGKLTFDKCVIATGSIAAVPPAFQLDSDRVMDSTGALQLQEVPETMLVIGGGYIGLEMGSVYANLGTQVSVVELTDGLLPGADRNLVKPLQKRIETLFEGRLHLGTKVGSIGIRGDKVEVAFEGPGKFGTEQYDRVLVSIGRWPNTKDIGLENTKVSVDKRGFIGVNGQLQTDDPNLMAIGDVTGNPMLAHKATHEGRTAIEALLGHPVEFKPAAIPAVIFTDPEIAWAGLMEEEAKAAGREVEVVMYPWAASGRAQSLGRSDGMTKWVVDPETKVVLGCGIVGPGAGELIGEAVLAIEMRAEVGDIAASIHPHPTLSETVMNAAEVFFGTATEIYKPKR from the coding sequence ATGAGCCACACGCAGCTTGCTGTTTTGGGAGGTGGTCCTGGTGGGTACGCCGCCGCCTTTCTCGCCGCCGACCACGGTATGGAAGTCACCCTGATCGAGCAGGAGCCGCGTCTGGGCGGCACATGCTTGTTGCGAGGGTGTATCCCGTCGAAAGCCTTGCTTCACGTCGCCAAGGTGATCGACGAAACCTACGAACTGCACGACGAATGGGGCGTCTCGTTCGGATCGCCGCAGATCGATCTCGATAAGCTCCGCGCTCGCAAAGACAAAGTCATCGAGCAAATGTCGGGCGGGCTCAAGCAGCTGGCCAAACGCCGTAAGGTCAACGTTATTCAGGCCCGCGGCAAGTTTCTCGATAGCAACACGCTGGAACTGACCGGCGATAGCTCGACGATTCCGGAAGGGGGCAAGCTGACCTTCGACAAGTGCGTCATCGCGACTGGTTCGATCGCGGCGGTTCCGCCGGCGTTCCAGCTCGACTCGGATCGCGTGATGGATTCGACCGGCGCGCTGCAACTGCAGGAAGTGCCTGAAACGATGCTGGTCATCGGCGGCGGCTACATCGGCCTGGAAATGGGGAGCGTTTACGCCAACCTCGGTACCCAGGTCAGCGTTGTCGAATTGACTGACGGCCTGCTGCCGGGCGCCGACCGCAACCTGGTCAAGCCGCTGCAGAAGCGGATCGAAACCTTGTTTGAAGGGCGTTTGCACCTGGGGACGAAGGTCGGTTCGATCGGCATTCGCGGCGACAAGGTCGAAGTCGCCTTTGAAGGGCCCGGCAAGTTCGGCACCGAGCAGTACGATCGCGTCCTCGTCTCGATCGGCCGCTGGCCCAACACCAAAGACATCGGTCTGGAAAACACCAAGGTCTCGGTCGACAAGCGAGGCTTCATCGGCGTCAACGGTCAGCTGCAGACCGACGATCCGAACCTGATGGCGATCGGCGACGTGACCGGCAATCCGATGCTGGCCCACAAGGCGACCCACGAAGGCCGCACTGCGATCGAAGCGTTGCTGGGCCACCCGGTCGAATTCAAGCCGGCTGCGATTCCGGCGGTGATCTTCACCGATCCCGAAATCGCCTGGGCTGGTCTGATGGAAGAAGAAGCGAAGGCCGCCGGTCGCGAAGTTGAAGTCGTGATGTATCCGTGGGCCGCCAGCGGTCGCGCTCAGTCGCTGGGGCGCTCGGACGGTATGACCAAATGGGTCGTCGATCCCGAAACCAAGGTCGTCTTGGGCTGCGGCATCGTCGGGCCCGGCGCCGGCGAATTGATCGGCGAAGCGGTCCTGGCCATCGAAATGCGGGCCGAAGTGGGGGATATCGCGGCGTCGATTCACCCCCACCCGACCCTCAGCGAAACCGTCATGAATGCGGCCGAAGTCTTCTTCGGAACGGCGACCGAGATTTACAAGCCGAAACGCTAA
- the aceE gene encoding pyruvate dehydrogenase (acetyl-transferring), homodimeric type, producing the protein MAEAKLMPAEENILRQNPAAHSQDSDPSETKEWLDSLDYIIESKGGDRVRYLLSALENRAHARGVDLPFAANTPYINTIHSSQQPVYPGNREFERRIKSVIRWNAMAMVTRANRDFSGLGGHISSYASAATLYEVAFNHFFRGRNGGYEGDQVYFQGHASPGIYARAFVEGRLSEMNLENFRRELQEVQGLSSYPHPWLMPDFWEFPTVSMGLGPICSIYQARFNRYMQDRGIKKTDGTRVWAFLGDGECDEPETLGAISLAAREGLNNLTWIINCNLQRLDGPVRGNGKIIQELEAVFRGAGWNVIKVIWGGDWDPLLEADKSGLLVKRMEEVVDGQYQKYVVMPGSYIREHFFGKYPELLELVKSYSDERLEKMLRGGHDPAKVYAAYQAAVECTTKPTVILAKTVKGYGLGEAGEGRNVTHNQKKLNEKELADFRNRFSIPISDEEVVKAPFYRPPEDSAEMKYLVKRREALGGYMPTRPTDSPKTEVPVLADYQEFLGDSGGKELSTTMGFVRLLSKLVKDKTMGKNIVPIVPDESRTFGMEGMFRQIGIYAHGGQLYEPVDSDQLMYYKEAKDGQILEEGITEAGSMSSFIAAGNAYCQHGINMVPFFIYYSMFGFQRVGDLIWAAADTRAKGFLIGGTAGRTTLNGEGLQHQDGHSHLNAIAFPTVRSYDPAFAYETTVIIFDGMKKMYVDGETAMYYITVGNENYAMPAMPEGAEEGIVHGIYKFNSVDSAKGKNRVQLFGSGPILRCVLEAQQILARKYQVSSDVWSVTSYTELRRNAHAVQRWNMFHPTETPKKSYLEEVMEGVEGPFIASSDNVRALPEQIRDYLPGNLLALGTDGMGRSETREALRRHFEIDAASVVIATLYQLFREGKLDAKKVAKAIKDLDYDPEKVDPYFA; encoded by the coding sequence ATGGCAGAAGCCAAGTTGATGCCCGCCGAAGAAAACATTTTGCGTCAAAACCCGGCGGCTCACTCGCAAGATTCCGACCCAAGCGAGACCAAAGAATGGCTCGACTCGTTGGATTACATCATTGAGAGCAAAGGGGGCGATCGGGTTCGCTACCTTCTGTCGGCTCTCGAAAATCGTGCTCATGCCCGCGGCGTTGATCTGCCGTTTGCGGCGAACACCCCGTACATCAACACGATTCACTCCAGCCAACAGCCGGTCTACCCGGGCAACCGCGAATTTGAACGCCGCATCAAAAGCGTCATTCGCTGGAACGCCATGGCGATGGTGACCCGGGCCAACCGCGACTTCAGCGGATTGGGCGGTCACATCTCCAGCTACGCTTCGGCCGCCACGCTGTACGAAGTCGCCTTCAATCACTTCTTCCGCGGTCGTAACGGCGGCTACGAAGGGGATCAGGTTTACTTCCAAGGTCACGCTTCGCCGGGCATCTACGCTCGCGCCTTTGTCGAAGGTCGCTTGAGCGAAATGAACCTGGAGAACTTCCGCCGCGAACTGCAAGAAGTGCAAGGGCTGTCGTCCTATCCGCATCCGTGGCTGATGCCCGACTTCTGGGAATTCCCGACCGTCTCGATGGGCTTGGGCCCGATCTGCTCGATCTACCAGGCGCGGTTCAACCGCTACATGCAAGATCGCGGCATCAAAAAGACCGACGGCACCCGCGTTTGGGCCTTCCTGGGCGACGGCGAATGCGACGAACCCGAAACCTTGGGCGCCATCAGCCTGGCGGCTCGCGAAGGCTTGAACAACCTGACCTGGATCATCAACTGCAACCTGCAGCGGTTGGACGGTCCGGTTCGCGGTAACGGCAAGATCATCCAAGAACTGGAAGCGGTCTTCCGCGGCGCCGGCTGGAACGTGATCAAAGTGATTTGGGGCGGCGACTGGGACCCGTTGCTCGAAGCCGACAAGAGCGGCCTATTGGTCAAGCGGATGGAAGAAGTGGTCGACGGTCAGTACCAGAAGTACGTCGTCATGCCAGGCTCGTACATCCGCGAGCACTTCTTCGGCAAGTACCCGGAACTGCTCGAGCTGGTCAAGTCCTACTCGGACGAACGCCTGGAGAAGATGCTCCGCGGCGGTCACGATCCGGCCAAGGTGTACGCCGCCTACCAGGCCGCCGTCGAATGCACCACCAAGCCGACCGTGATCCTCGCCAAGACGGTCAAAGGTTACGGCTTGGGCGAAGCAGGCGAAGGCCGCAACGTCACCCACAATCAAAAGAAGCTGAACGAAAAAGAGCTGGCCGATTTCCGCAACCGGTTCAGCATTCCGATCTCGGACGAAGAAGTGGTCAAAGCTCCGTTCTATCGTCCGCCGGAAGATAGCGCCGAGATGAAGTACCTGGTCAAGCGTCGCGAAGCGCTGGGCGGTTATATGCCGACGCGTCCGACCGACAGCCCGAAGACCGAAGTTCCGGTTCTGGCCGACTACCAAGAATTCTTGGGCGATAGCGGCGGTAAAGAACTGTCGACCACGATGGGCTTCGTCCGCTTGCTCAGCAAGCTGGTCAAAGACAAGACGATGGGCAAGAACATCGTGCCGATCGTGCCGGATGAATCGCGGACCTTCGGTATGGAAGGGATGTTCCGCCAGATCGGCATCTACGCGCATGGCGGCCAGCTGTACGAACCGGTCGACTCCGATCAGTTGATGTACTACAAGGAAGCCAAAGACGGTCAGATCCTGGAAGAAGGGATCACCGAAGCGGGCTCGATGTCGTCGTTCATCGCGGCGGGCAACGCCTATTGCCAGCATGGCATCAACATGGTGCCGTTCTTCATCTACTACTCGATGTTCGGCTTCCAGCGGGTCGGCGACCTCATCTGGGCCGCCGCCGATACGCGGGCCAAAGGCTTTTTGATTGGCGGTACCGCCGGTCGCACCACGCTCAATGGCGAAGGTCTGCAGCACCAGGATGGTCATAGCCATCTGAATGCGATCGCCTTCCCGACGGTTCGCTCTTACGATCCGGCCTTCGCTTACGAAACGACCGTGATCATCTTCGACGGTATGAAGAAGATGTACGTCGATGGCGAAACCGCGATGTACTACATCACCGTCGGCAACGAAAACTACGCGATGCCGGCGATGCCCGAAGGCGCCGAAGAAGGGATCGTTCACGGCATCTACAAATTCAACTCGGTCGATTCGGCCAAGGGCAAGAACCGCGTGCAGCTGTTCGGCAGCGGCCCGATCTTGCGTTGCGTCCTGGAAGCGCAGCAGATCCTGGCCAGAAAGTACCAGGTCTCCAGCGACGTCTGGAGCGTCACCAGCTACACCGAGTTGCGTCGCAACGCTCACGCGGTGCAGCGCTGGAACATGTTCCACCCGACCGAAACGCCGAAGAAGTCGTATCTGGAAGAAGTGATGGAAGGGGTCGAAGGACCGTTCATCGCTTCCAGCGACAACGTTCGGGCGTTGCCGGAACAGATCCGCGACTACCTGCCGGGCAACCTCTTGGCTCTCGGCACCGACGGCATGGGCCGTAGCGAAACCCGCGAAGCGCTTCGCCGTCACTTCGAGATCGACGCGGCCTCGGTCGTGATCGCCACCCTGTACCAATTGTTCCGCGAAGGGAAGCTCGACGCCAAAAAGGTCGCCAAGGCGATCAAAGACCTCGACTACGACCCGGAAAAGGTCGACCCCTACTTCGCGTAG
- a CDS encoding 2-oxo acid dehydrogenase subunit E2 has protein sequence MATEVKLPELGDGIESGDILSVYVSEGDVVSKNQNILELETDKATVEIPTTVAGKVTKVHISAGDSVPIGGALISVEASDGAATESKPAPEAPKEEAPKAEEPKKEEPAPKAEAPKPEPPKPAPAPAAPKPAAPAPEPVVAYEAPAPVATATSTEGLIYAEEDDVPAGPAIRRFAREVGVDLRRVQGTGNNGRITRDDVLATVRKLSQGGGTATQAAPAAAPAKADKPVTTAAVVPPGEQGEDAFGPVRIEKMAKIRKTIANQMSLSWTTAPRVTNFDDADVTALETLRKQSKDDYAEAGIKLTSMAFLVKAVAIALRNNPALNAVIDMENGQVIYKEYVNVGIAVDSERGLVVPNIRSADRLPIPDIARDVMKLANDVRTGSFSMDQIRGGTFTISNLGAIGGTYSTPIINVPEVAILLVGRSRKMPVVVNDEIVPRMMMPLSLSYDHRLVDGATAARFLNEVKTLLEAPSRLLLAP, from the coding sequence ATGGCGACAGAAGTTAAATTGCCCGAATTGGGCGATGGCATTGAATCAGGCGACATTCTCTCGGTCTACGTCTCGGAAGGAGACGTCGTCTCGAAGAATCAAAATATTCTCGAACTCGAAACCGACAAAGCGACCGTCGAAATCCCGACCACCGTCGCCGGTAAGGTAACCAAGGTTCATATCTCGGCCGGCGACAGCGTGCCGATCGGCGGAGCGCTCATCTCGGTCGAAGCGTCCGATGGCGCTGCGACCGAATCGAAGCCCGCCCCGGAAGCGCCGAAAGAGGAAGCCCCCAAGGCCGAAGAGCCGAAGAAAGAAGAGCCCGCTCCGAAGGCGGAAGCTCCCAAGCCCGAGCCGCCGAAACCGGCGCCTGCTCCGGCCGCGCCCAAACCGGCCGCTCCGGCCCCCGAACCGGTCGTCGCCTACGAAGCTCCGGCTCCGGTCGCCACCGCGACTTCGACCGAAGGGCTGATCTACGCCGAGGAAGATGACGTTCCGGCTGGTCCGGCGATTCGTCGCTTCGCTCGCGAAGTTGGCGTCGATCTGCGTCGCGTTCAAGGTACCGGCAACAACGGTCGCATCACTCGCGACGACGTCCTGGCGACCGTTCGCAAGCTGAGCCAAGGGGGCGGAACCGCCACTCAGGCCGCGCCTGCCGCAGCTCCGGCCAAGGCCGACAAGCCGGTCACGACCGCAGCCGTCGTGCCGCCGGGCGAGCAGGGCGAAGACGCTTTCGGCCCGGTCCGCATCGAAAAGATGGCGAAGATCCGCAAGACGATCGCCAACCAGATGAGCCTGTCGTGGACGACCGCGCCGCGCGTCACCAACTTTGACGACGCCGACGTCACCGCGCTCGAGACGCTCCGCAAGCAAAGCAAAGACGACTACGCCGAAGCGGGCATCAAGCTGACCTCGATGGCCTTCCTGGTTAAAGCGGTCGCCATCGCCCTGCGTAACAATCCGGCTTTGAACGCCGTGATCGACATGGAAAACGGCCAGGTCATCTACAAGGAATACGTCAACGTCGGCATCGCCGTCGACTCGGAACGTGGCCTGGTGGTGCCGAACATCCGCAGTGCTGATCGCCTGCCGATTCCCGATATCGCCCGCGACGTGATGAAGCTGGCTAACGATGTTCGCACCGGTTCGTTCTCGATGGATCAGATCCGCGGCGGAACCTTCACGATCAGCAACCTGGGCGCGATCGGCGGGACCTACTCGACCCCGATCATCAACGTGCCGGAAGTGGCGATCCTGTTGGTCGGCCGCAGCCGCAAGATGCCGGTCGTCGTCAATGACGAGATCGTGCCGCGGATGATGATGCCGCTCAGCCTGTCGTACGACCATCGCCTGGTCGACGGCGCCACGGCCGCTCGCTTCCTAAACGAAGTGAAGACGCTGCTGGAAGCCCCGAGCCGCCTGTTGTTGGCTCCGTAA